TTTGGCTGGCCATCAACGATCAGAAAATAGCCAACACAGCACTGGGTGTTCTCACACAGCTGAACCGTTCCACTCACGTTGCCAGCAGCTGTATATTTGTTGTTCTGGGGAGACACTTGGAAAGCACAGTGTCTCTTCTGAAGAAAAGACTGGCTGCAGATGCAGAAAACGATGCATTCTGGCACAGGGGGGACAGACAAATAGCTCCTTAAACATTTGGCTTGAACCCTCAATATGAAACTGTTCTGTCTGGCTTCAAGAGaaagttttttgtgtgtaaactcttaaagtttttgtttactGTTGAATCTACAATTTATCTTTCTGGCTACTCACATTGTTGGAGTACAGCAAAGGTTGTACAAGCTACAGTTTCATCAAAAAGTTTTGAGAATGTAACACACATTTTTGATGATAGTTTCCGGATTCTTATCACTTATGTCACTGCAAACATgggacacactcacactttgtTATAGTAAGTTAAACTTGACATAGAAAACAAActattaaaacaaactaaatgcaTTTATAAGCTGTATGCAAGACTCAAAACGAGAAAAGGTTTGCACGAATGCACTTACCAACAGCCAAAATCAGCTGCCACTGTTGCAGGATCATGGTCACTCTAAGAAGAGACCGGCCAGCAGAGATTGAGACCTTATCAGTCCTGGGAATGTGAGAGGAGTTTCCCACATTTCCCGGCATCACTCCCACTGTCACACACCTGCATGTACGAAATATACTGTCTGCTGCCAtgggaatataaaaaaatgatccACCTAATCTTCTATCACTGTTAAGCCTTATCATCTTCTTCCAGTTGTGGGGCTGATTTCAGTTTGATCTGTTCTTTAGGACCACAGGTGAACTATAGGACGCAATCCGTGGGGCCACTGACGGAGAGAATTTAACTCAGCGACGACATTTAGTGATTATTGagacaaaatgtgcaaaaaagaatgaatagtttaattaataaaaaagacaataaaataaatactcaaGGTTCATTAGAACTACAGGATTATATGCCATTATCAATATTTACTACACAATATTATATATTACAAAATCTCAGGTAATATTTTCCTAACAATAAAGATACAGCATGAACTTTTTTCACAAGTTTCAAGTTCATAATTACCCTTCCCTTTTCAAAAACTTTAGGTTTATTAGAGTCAAATTTCGGAAAAGTTAAATCAAATTGAAAgtccattattttatttattttttatatcgaAAATTTAAACTTCAGGTACACAACCGCAAAAAAGactacaaataaaacagaaaagtcagcacactaaatgtccCTAAAGTATGTATTATCAGGGTGAGCAGCTCGTTGTCTGCAATGTTGATGAAGGGTTTGTGCTGAAAGGCTTCCGTTGATCTGTACGCTGCTAATCTCACCAGATTATATATAGTCTaaaggacatttagtgtgctgacttttctgtccattttttagccatatatatatatgtggcCCTATGGATGACAGTATCAGTCTGTTTGTCAACCTCATTTAAGTGAACTAAAAATACCAACCTGAGCAAGTATTAGATGAGTTGCAATGACGTTTTTTTTCCAGTAGGCTATCAGAGGAATATCTCCTGACGACCTTAAAAGACTccgcatttttctaataaattccACGATCAGAATTGTGGtgaaactaggataaatattggagatgcttttgaataatggagagaggttagaaaagGTTTttaagaccgatgcagagctggctaaacactgaagctacagggTCTGAGATATGGCAACCTTATATGCATAGATCCAGGGAGGAGGTCAGCTctttccaatgttttgaattttggaTTTCAGTACCCactttaaacgctaggtgtcttagtgacatattggtcctttaacatTGCTAAACTTGCAACTTCACCATTTTTTTGCAGGTAACATTAGAAATTTAGCACCACTGACTGCAATTAATAGTTTCGCCCTTACAGCTTTCATCTAAACTTGATATGGCAACATTAATTTAACTTCAGACAAGGAATTTATGTTACCGTGaatacttttaaatgtttgccaCCTAGTTATGCATAGATGGGCCTAAGAGATTCCTattggacacacacatacaaagacaaacTCACCTTTGCGGGGACTCAAGTCTTTTCTgagtaaatgtggaaataaataaatatggaaataaataaatgtagaaataaataaatgtggaaataaatacatgtagaaataaataaatgtggaaataaataaatgtagaaatacatttaagacatttaattatttatgtcccatttatttaccagtttttatttatttattcacgcatttatttattcattattttatttatttattccagtatttatttatacatttatttatttatttatacttctgtcagatctcgtcctccatactTTTCTGGTCTTATTTAACTTTGTAGTATTTCGTTTGACTATCCCCAAAAAATGAAACTAACTCACATTTTGATCATTAAGTTAATAAGCTATCGAATAGTCATCAAGGGTGGAGTTTAAAAGCGGCATTATCCTAGGTAATGGTGTATTCGTGCTGCCCTAAACTACAAAACGTGCACACCTTTGATTAAATTGGACAGTAGCAGGTGAGGTACCTGTAGTCCACACGGGCACAAACAATACAGCGGTAGAGTTGCttactttaactttttatatCAGGCGGTTCAAAACAATTTGATAGTGTGTACTTTAGTTTGTTGTATCTTTCTTAAAGCAGCAGTTCTAGTCATGAACTCCGTCAAAAAAGAGCCCGCGTTAGCTAATGTTTTCGCGGAAGACTCTGACAATGAGCGGACGTTTTACGGCTTTTCTGACGGTGAACTCGGTGACCACGACGTGAAGAAGGTAAGTCATCTTGCTCTAGTTAAGATAAACACACTCAAAGAATCAACATTAAACTAAATCTGCGATTGCGTTGTAAGCTAAACTAagtttagtgtttgtttttgttgatgtaattGATGCCACAGTCTATGGGGATTAACACTCAGTAGGCTGACTTAATACATAAATAGGTACATTTTTACCCTGAAAATTGTGGTGTAATGTATCAATTGCttatttagaagaaaaacatatttgtatATCCAGGAGTACAAGTTGGAAAATAGTGATGAAGAAGCCCAACCCGAGCTCTCCCTTAAGAAGGAGACTACCACATCCAAAGGATCTTCAGGGGGCCAGACCTTCAGGCTGAGGGTGGCTCTCCGGTCCACTCGTTCAAGCCAGCAgtcaaatgatgatgatgaagaagaagaagaggaggccgaggaggaaggaaagaggaaaataaagagaggACTAGGAAATAAACGCAGCGCAAAGAAGATGAGACATGTTACATTTGAAGATGAAAACGAGATGATTAAAATGACCCCTGCTGAGGAGCATGGATCTGATTTAGCAGAAGATGTTGCTGATTCTTTCCTGGCCAAGAGACAACAGAACATCAAGGCCAACAAAGCAATGGTaaaccacaaacacagcacCATGTACATGTTGAGTTGTCTGGTAGCGTGGTGAACAATGTGGATTTAAAACTGTTGTCAGAGCATATATCATTTTCCCATAGGTGTTGATACAGAAATCATGGGTGTAAATATCAGCATGTGTGTAATCTATTTTCTTTGTGTACAAGTTGTCATCAGTTTGAATTGTTAAGACAGAAAGCTGTTGCTGCATGGTTCAGGAAATTGTGATATCATTGTATTGTAAAAATAGGTTTTAGTATCAAGTCTAGGCATGTGTTCATTCACAGAATGACTTAAGATGTTTTCAACCTGCCATacttcttatctttttatcctcCCTGTTTTCTCACAGTTGGCTCAGCTAATGGCAGACCTGCAGAAGATGCCAGGAGGGGCCGGGCTTCTGAATAAACaagcaggaaaacagaaaacaaaagggaaACGTTCTGTGAGTAGAAGGTTATAAAGAAGTTCTCATGATGAATGAAGGCTGTGTTACGTTGTGTTAAATTAGCTGccaaccttcttttttttttttttttttttttttttccctttctctcctgCAGCGTCCTCCACGTTCTGGGGGAGAGTCCAGGAAGAACCCAGAGCGAGTGTCCCGCAGAATGACCCGCTCAATGGGGGGAGTTGGAGACCCATTAGCCCTCAAGGAGGAAGAGCTGGAACTCAGCCTGGAGGAGGAGCTAGTGGAGGTCAGCCTGGTCACTTAACAAGACcaacagaaaatatttagaaaataagTTTGGAGAGTCTTTAAAGAATTTTCTCTTTGAACAGCTCAAGAAGTTGTGCATTTACGGTATTTTTCctgtagatattttttttcaccacattACAGTAAGAATTTGAAATGGCTTGAACGTGAATGTAGATATGTTTTGCTTTATTCACTGATGACAAggttgttctaaaaaaaaattttaTGACAATTATCTACTCTATAAAGTTTAGAAATCGACCAATGacgaggctttttttttttcagcctttgTTCAGCTTTGTAAATCTTTCCCTTGTCAACTTTTGTGTGAAACTTTGTTGCAAGTagaaaaacatttgttgtttttgttttaatgctcCAGGTACGCCGAGCCCCACGTGACCGAGGTGCCCCACGTCCTAATCAGGGCAAACCTCATTTAATCCGCCCTGTAGAGGACATCACAGAGGATGAGCTGCAGCTGGTCGCCGACAACATGACTGAAAAAGTCTACAATAGAGTTACTGTGAGTTAACAGCCTGACTCAACCCTCCATTTCATAGACATTCATGGGAATAAGATGATATTATAGAGTATATTTCCAGTTAGCTCAATGACAGTTACAATCACTATTGCAGCTTTGGTTCAGAGTCCTGATATTTGAGGAGAAACAGATGAAGTCATGACTCGTG
The Labrus mixtus chromosome 7, fLabMix1.1, whole genome shotgun sequence DNA segment above includes these coding regions:
- the LOC132978147 gene encoding cell division cycle-associated protein 7-like, with amino-acid sequence MNSVKKEPALANVFAEDSDNERTFYGFSDGELGDHDVKKEYKLENSDEEAQPELSLKKETTTSKGSSGGQTFRLRVALRSTRSSQQSNDDDEEEEEEAEEEGKRKIKRGLGNKRSAKKMRHVTFEDENEMIKMTPAEEHGSDLAEDVADSFLAKRQQNIKANKAMLAQLMADLQKMPGGAGLLNKQAGKQKTKGKRSRPPRSGGESRKNPERVSRRMTRSMGGVGDPLALKEEELELSLEEELVEVRRAPRDRGAPRPNQGKPHLIRPVEDITEDELQLVADNMTEKVYNRVTGSTCHQCRQKTIDTKTCCRSEDCRGIQGQFCGPCLRNRYGEDVKKALLDPEWKCPPCRGICNCSFCRQREGRCPTGILFPLAQYHGFSDVHSYLSSLRNKLASEDNVEM